A genomic window from Treponema maltophilum ATCC 51939 includes:
- the gpmA gene encoding 2,3-diphosphoglycerate-dependent phosphoglycerate mutase, with product MKLVLIRHGESEWNKLNLFTGWTDVELSEKGQEEAKQAGITLKKEGFDFDICYTSFLKRAIHTLNFALASMDREWLPVIKTWKLNERHYGALQGMNKAETAEKYGEDQVKIWRRSFDVTPPALTEDDKRSPRLQEAYRTVKDKSVLPLTESLATTIERAVPYFESEIKPHMQNGERVLIVAHGNSLRALVKYFENLTKEQILEVNIPTGIPLVYEFDKNFKVIGKKYLGDEKAIAEKMAGVANQGKKK from the coding sequence ATGAAATTGGTACTTATCCGCCACGGCGAAAGCGAATGGAACAAATTGAATCTTTTTACCGGCTGGACGGATGTGGAATTGTCCGAAAAGGGACAGGAAGAAGCGAAACAAGCCGGAATCACATTAAAAAAAGAAGGCTTCGATTTTGACATTTGCTACACGTCGTTTTTAAAGCGCGCGATACACACACTGAACTTTGCGCTCGCATCGATGGATCGCGAATGGCTGCCCGTCATAAAAACATGGAAGCTGAACGAACGGCACTACGGCGCACTGCAGGGAATGAATAAAGCCGAAACCGCCGAAAAATACGGCGAAGATCAGGTAAAAATCTGGCGCCGCTCTTTCGACGTAACGCCTCCGGCTTTGACGGAAGACGACAAGCGCAGTCCCCGCTTGCAGGAAGCGTACCGCACGGTAAAAGATAAATCCGTGCTGCCCTTGACCGAAAGCCTTGCGACGACAATCGAACGCGCCGTTCCCTATTTTGAAAGCGAAATCAAACCGCACATGCAAAACGGAGAGCGCGTGCTCATCGTCGCTCACGGTAATTCGCTTCGCGCCCTCGTAAAATATTTTGAAAACCTGACAAAAGAACAGATTTTGGAAGTGAACATTCCGACCGGGATCCCGCTCGTATACGAATTCGACAAGAATTTTAAAGTGATCGGGAAAAAATACCTCGGAGATGAAAAAGCGATCGCCGAAAAAATGGCGGGCGTCGCTAATCAGGGCAAAAAGAAATAG
- a CDS encoding ECF-type riboflavin transporter substrate-binding protein: MKKLFAFSTKTIVAIGLGAALFMVLFMYVKIPSGIPETSFQTAYGLGAFFAALFGPVAGGLIAFIGHALSDSIQYGSAWWSWIIASFAACFLMGFSYPFLKVDEGLFSVKDALVFNLIQIGSNIVAWIVVAPVLDILIYKEPVNLVFVQGATAALLNSIATGVIATLLLFAYAKSRPKKGSLSKEG, encoded by the coding sequence ATGAAAAAACTGTTTGCGTTTTCGACCAAAACTATCGTGGCGATCGGTTTGGGCGCCGCTTTGTTTATGGTGCTCTTTATGTATGTAAAAATTCCCAGCGGAATTCCCGAAACGTCGTTTCAAACGGCATACGGCTTGGGCGCTTTTTTTGCCGCGCTGTTCGGCCCTGTCGCCGGCGGACTTATCGCCTTTATCGGTCATGCGCTGTCGGATTCGATTCAATACGGTTCGGCATGGTGGAGCTGGATTATCGCAAGTTTTGCAGCCTGCTTTTTGATGGGCTTTTCCTATCCGTTTTTGAAAGTCGACGAAGGATTGTTTTCCGTTAAGGACGCACTGGTGTTCAATTTGATTCAAATCGGCTCGAATATCGTGGCATGGATTGTCGTCGCGCCGGTTTTGGATATTTTGATTTACAAAGAACCCGTCAACTTGGTCTTTGTTCAGGGGGCAACGGCCGCTTTGCTCAATTCGATTGCAACCGGCGTTATTGCCACCTTGCTTTTGTTTGCATACGCAAAAAGCCGTCCCAAAAAAGGCAGCTTGTCTAAAGAAGGCTGA
- a CDS encoding SAM hydrolase/SAM-dependent halogenase family protein encodes MQNKKPLLVFQTDFTYKEGAVSSMYGVVKTVDSSLEIMDGTHELPQFDTWSASYRLFQSLAFWPKGTIYVSVVDPGVGTARRACVAKTANGYYVVSPDNGSLTHVKRFMGITEVREIDEKINRLHNKETEGVAIFHGRDLFGYCAARLASGIIDFEHVGPAYPVEEIKEHKIYEPSAENGVVKGVFEIDDPNFGNLWTNIPLDFFKSQGFSYGEKVRVRIFHKDKKVFDESILFHQSFGFAKENEPIIYNNELRRVALAVSRGSFEKRYNLGFGPDWTVEFSR; translated from the coding sequence ATGCAAAATAAAAAACCTCTTTTGGTGTTTCAAACCGACTTTACGTATAAAGAAGGCGCCGTATCGTCTATGTACGGCGTTGTAAAAACCGTAGATTCTTCGCTTGAAATTATGGACGGAACTCACGAGCTTCCGCAGTTCGATACGTGGAGTGCAAGCTATCGCCTGTTCCAAAGCCTCGCCTTTTGGCCGAAGGGAACCATATACGTATCGGTCGTAGACCCCGGCGTCGGAACCGCGCGCCGCGCCTGCGTTGCAAAGACGGCAAACGGCTACTATGTGGTGTCTCCGGACAACGGCAGCCTTACCCACGTTAAGCGCTTTATGGGCATAACGGAGGTGCGCGAAATAGACGAAAAAATCAACCGTTTGCACAATAAAGAAACCGAAGGCGTTGCGATTTTTCACGGCAGAGATTTGTTCGGTTACTGCGCGGCGCGCTTGGCTTCGGGTATCATCGATTTTGAACACGTCGGTCCCGCCTATCCGGTCGAAGAAATAAAAGAACACAAAATCTACGAACCGTCCGCGGAAAACGGCGTCGTTAAAGGAGTCTTCGAAATCGACGATCCGAATTTCGGCAATCTGTGGACGAACATTCCGCTTGACTTTTTTAAATCGCAGGGATTTTCTTACGGCGAAAAAGTACGCGTGCGGATATTCCATAAGGACAAAAAAGTTTTCGACGAATCGATTTTGTTCCATCAAAGTTTCGGCTTTGCAAAAGAAAACGAGCCTATTATTTACAACAACGAATTGCGCCGTGTCGCTCTTGCCGTAAGCCGCGGCAGCTTTGAAAAACGGTATAACCTCGGCTTCGGCCCCGATTGGACGGTTGAGTTTTCGCGGTAA